A genomic region of Zea mays cultivar B73 chromosome 6, Zm-B73-REFERENCE-NAM-5.0, whole genome shotgun sequence contains the following coding sequences:
- the LOC100193506 gene encoding phosducin-like protein 3, translating to MADYHFVYKDVEGASTEWDDIQRRLGNLPPKPEPFKPPPFAPKVDADEQPKSKEWLDVREPEELEELEDDLDDDRFLEKYRKMRLAELREAAKAARFGTILPITGSDFVREVSQAQSDVWVVVFLYKDGIPECGLLQNCLEELATRYPATKFVKIISTDCIPNYPDRNVPTILVYNNSAVKGTYVGLQKFGGKRCTPESVALALCQSDPVLNDGHGGSDSSRGNVFEGVRRKFIEKVVAQHEEREEEDSD from the exons ATGGCGGACTACCACTTCGTGTATAAGGACGTGGAGGGGGCGAGCACAGAGTGGGACGACATCCAGCGCCGCCTCGGGAACTTGCCCCCGAAGCCGGAGCCCTTCAAGCCGCCGCCCTTCGCCCCGAAGGTTGACGCCGACGAGCAGCCCAAGTCCAAGGAATGGCTTGACGTGCGCGAGCCCGAAGAGCTCGAGGAACTAGAGGACGATCTGGATGACGACCGCTTCCTCGAGAAGTACAG GAAGATGAGGCTCGCAGAGCTGAGGGAAGCCGCAAAAGCCGCGCGATTTGGTACTATACTTCCCATCACTGGCTCCGACTTCGTGCGGGAGGTATCGCAGGCACAATCAGATGTTTGGGTTGTGGTCTTCCTCTACAAGGATGG GATACCTGAATGTGGATTGCTTCAGAATTGTTTGGAAGAATTGGCTACTAGGTATCCAGCGACGAAGTTTGTTAAAATTATCTCCACAGACTGCATCCCCAACTACCCAGATAGGAATGTTCCTACAATACTGGTGTATAACAACAGTGCTGTCAAAGGGACTTATGTTGGTTTGCAGAAGTTTGGTGGAAAGAGATGCACACCTGAAT CTGTTGCGTTAGCCCTTTGCCAGTCAGACCCGGTACTGAATGATGGGCATGGTGGCAGCGATTCATCTCGGGGCAATGTCTTCGAAGGTGTTCGCAGGAAGTTCATAGAGAAGGTTGTGGCCCAGCATGAAGAGCGGGAAGAAGAGGACAGTGACTAA